The DNA segment GCACGCGACTTGTGCGAGATGGTGCCATTTATAAGTGCACATTTAACACTCACTGTGGGTATTGTTTTAATCAACCAGCATAATAATGAACGGGCGATTACAATCGCTTCCTTATATTGAGAACgtaattatgtttaaaaatcCAATGGTCATAACGGCTCTTTTAAtcgatgttttcttttcctattACTATTTCACCAGGGACCAACAATGAAACGGAGAAATCACCCTTCCTGGAACCGGTGCGGCTCACACCGGCCTGGGAGGAGAACAATCTACCAAACGATGAGCTCAACTTCAGGGGTAAGTATGGGCCGTGGGAAAAAGGACGAAAGGAAGGGTTGTGTTCTTTTGCCAAATATAGATGCGAAAGGTAGATATGATTTAGGTCGCAGCATTAAGCGTATTTCAACGTAAGAAAATAGCTTGCATGctacaaaaaaaggcacacccCCACTGAGCCTGGAATGTGTGGGGGCAGTATTTTGGGTAACGTTTGCTGCATTCGCTTATATCATATGTCAGCTTAaagctcacacacatacacattttaaCCCCCGTCAGCAAAAGCTCGCGGGTGCAGTTTTGCGTGTGTTAATGTTTTAATGGAACGAAAGAACATTAAGTAGTCCGCCCTCGACGCAGACACACACGACGTTCGTGCTTCCCTTTACCGCAATCCACGGAGCTGTTGCGATAGATGGGTATAAGTGTGAATTATTGCTCGATTGGAaacaataatttattggtCCTGTTTTGTCGACATGGGTTTTTGCgcgcgattttttttcttcttcttttttggcaacAGTCATGCACGCCAACACAGTCGCCCCACAATTTAACCAATTCACATGCTTAGCCACGGAAACTGATACACGGGACTGCGCATTGTTGCTGCGGCGTGCCCGCTAGGTGGTTCGGCAGAGCAGGTTGCGCGCGCTTCAAAGTCTGTTGGCacagttttcttttaaatttacCTATCAAGCAATACATAGGCAGCaacatgcgtgtgtgtttgcgtgtgtctgagaaaacagcaaaagaacatttttacaaatgtcttattttaaaattaaagaaaagacaactttaccttgaacaaattctCGAAGGTCGCCTCAGGGGTTTCATATAAAtaatgcgattttttttttgttattcattttttttttttgtttccgttaatatttttgcttcattttcacCGTTTCTTTGATGTTCCTTCGTTGCTGTACCTTTGTGTCTGGGGATGATTTCTCTTGTCCTCCTCGCCTGTAGTACGGCGGTTCTTCCTGCACACGTGGTTTTGAGTAATCGTGCTggtgaaattttattaaagGATTTTAAATTGAACAACCGAATGTAATCAATTGAAACATTCGATCCTTTGAATAATTATTATcagatattaaaaaaaaattacaaaccaAATAAAACTATAAACGTTAAAACATTCagcattgattttttaaattaaaatctaaaaaaataatattaatttgaTTGTTAAAATCGTAACTCGTTATGTTGCTGGTTCGCTAGGTGGATCGCTTGTCAGGCGGGAATAATTTCCTCGAATTTTTCCCGTGGCGCACTGCCCGATCCCCCCGGAATGATAGCGAAGGGGTCGGTAAGGTAGCAAAAGTGAAAAGAGAGCCAGAGAGAAACATGAATTGCATCCCGACCCGAACAAAGAAAAAGACGAGATGCACGTTGAACATGCAATTTCATCGGGGGCTCTCCGTCTTCGCCACCAACCGCAGCACTGGAATTCAGGATCCCCAGGATGATGAAACTGGCCGTAAGACCGAAGCACACAAGACACATTGGAAGTGGGGACTATAATTTAACATCTCTGCTTCGTTTTCGTTCTGCTAGTCATGATAGCTTCCCTTTTTAACTTGCTGTCCTGCTTTGCCTTACATCGTACTACATTTTCCACATTGGCCATCCCGCTCGATGCTGGCGTTCGATCCTTTTGGGAAACGGAGCACACACATCGACCCGATCATTCCAGTGGCATCTTTTTATTCGATCGGATCGATCAGCCACTCCCCTGGTTGGCGCGCGTTTTAAACAATTCAAAGTCTTGCAAGCATTTCCaccatctctctctcgctctttctagTCTATTTTCACAAAGGGTACCGAAGGTTTCGTCGCCTCACATTCCGACCCCCGTTTGGGGGACAAGCGTTGTTAGTGTGTGTCGTTTGTGTTCCTTTCTTGGTCCGAAACACAAGCAAAGTCTTGCGGGCCCGCCTCGGTTAGCACACGCTTAACGCATCCCCCCAGTTGACAAGTGACGCTGCCGACGTGAAGAGGTCATTTTGTGTGACCGTCCAGTTACCGGCGAAGAGTTTGTCTGGTGCAAAGAAAAGGGCGCGTACAAGCTGCCGAAACCTACTCGTCGTTGTTGTTAGGAAGCTGCGTTTCTGCGATTGtttgcaaacacacatttaGCACAGAAAGAAATAGGAAAATGTTTTTCACCTTGTACTATCTGCTAACGCGCTGGAACCTGCTTCCAGGGATGACGATGGAGCGGGCCAAGATGGAGCTCAACCCGCCCCGGGACAAGCTGCGACTCGTCTTCCTCACGCTAATGATCCACGGCGTGGGTACGCTAATGCCTTGGAACATGTTTATCACTGCCAAATCCGTAAGTTACCGCCGCCAACTCATGGTGTGATTGAACGCAAAGGATGCTTACAAAGTGTTTTCGTGTCATTCTTACAGTACTTCGTAGACTACAAACTCAGTCAAAATTACACGGGCGTCGAGTCGGAGTACGCCACGTACTTTCTGTCGTCCATCGGGTTTGCTTCCCAGATCCCGAACCTTCTGTTTAATTGGctcaatattttcataaacCTTGGGTAAGTGTGGCATAGCGCGCAGTAAATCGAAAAACCAGCACAGAGAGTAGAAAGTAAATGTGTGACATCTCTATCTCTAATGTTCTTCTCCGTGCACAGTGGCAACCTCACGAAACGGATCGTTTACAGCATTCTCATCGAAGTGCTGGTGTTTGTCGTAACGGTGGTGCTGGCCATGATTAACTCATCCGAATGGCCCGGTGCATTCTTCTGGATCACGATGACCACGGTGGTCATACTGAACAGTGCGTATATTATTTCGGGGAGGGCGCGTGTGTTTTCGATTGTTTGTTCGATTGTTAAtcgtttgtttcaattgcagTGGCGGGCGGAATTTATCAGAACACAGTGTACGGTATGGCGGCGAAGCTTCCGTTCAAATATACCGGGGCGGTCGTGCTCGGATCCAACATTAGTGGCACGTTTGCGTCCATCATCTCGATCCTAAGCTCACAGTTTGCATCTTCGGTCAGGACGGCCGCAATCTATTACTTCATTACTGCGatgtttgtgctgctgctgtgcttcGACACGTACTTTGCACTTCCGTTGAATGTGAGTAAAGAGGAACCTTTTACACTCCTAAGACAAAACCCGTACCAAAACATTGATATCGTTTTGGGTCGATTTTAGAAATTCTACCGCTACCATGAGCTGCTAAAGGAGAAGGAAATCGAATCGAACCAGCGTGCGAACGCGGGCGCCCGCCCACCGTACTGGACCATCTTTAAGCAAGCGTTCCCGCAACTGTTCAACGTGTTCTTCGTGTTCTTCATTACGCTGGCCGTGTTTCCAGCCGTCCACTCCGACATCAAGCGCTCGGACAGCAACTTCATCATCGGCGACGATCTGTTCGTGAGTATCTGCTGCTTCCTGACGTTCAACGTGTGCGCCATGCTCGGCAGCCTGCTGACGTCCTGGGTGACCTGGCCCAAGCCCAAGTACCTGGTATGGCCCGTCCTGCTGCGGGCCGCCTTTCTGCCGCTGTTCCTCTTCTGCAACTATCAGCCGCTCAACATTACGCGCGTCCTGCCCGTCTACATCGATAACGACTGGGTGTACTGGGGCATCGGGATCGTGATGGCCTTCACGTCCGGTTACTTCAGCTCGCTCGGCATGATGTACACGCCGCAATCGGTCGAACCGCAGTACGCAATGACGGCGGGCATGTTTGCCGCCGCCATGCTGATTACCGGCATCTTTACCGGCATCCTGTTCTCGATGGTGTTCCCGATGGTGGTGCAGTACAACTTCCTCGCCTGGCTCCACTAGGCCTGGCATTGGGGAATGGGCGTCTACGACGGCTACGTCTCGTAACCGTACTAATGGCGTATCCCATTCCCATAGCAACAACAGACCCACGCTGGGCTGATCATAGTCGTTTGAACTGTGGGTTCCGTTTCTAGATCATCTGCAAAAACCTGTATCACTTTGTTCAGAATGAAAGAAAGCTTTCAAACAGTCTGGATAGTAGTAGATGGATGATAGACAGAGGGGAAGTGGAAATCACTACCGGGTGAGATATAGTTTCGCACAAATTAAGCGTTCAAGATCTGGTTTTCTTTGCgagtgtttgctttttctttttttattatgcatGCTTTAGCGTCGGGAGAAATTCTCACCGTTTTGTACTTTCGGTATCTGTGTGGACTTCTGCGGTCTGCAAAAACTGTACTACGCCGCTTCTACACGACAGCGCAAATTTCGCGTTTGCGAAAACCGTATGCAAAACTCTACACAACAATTATAGCTCACAAACCCAGAAACCATGTGTtatttggtttcattttggCCAACACCAAATTTTACGCTATCGTGTAGAAGCGGTGTAGTACAAAACATTACTTTGTGTTTTTGAGCGTTTatgttcattatttttttttttcgttaattttatCATATTGCATTGTATGTCATATGTCATTCACATCAACACGTTCAGTGTATGCGTCCTTGCACTGATATGTATGCTCTTTAAACGATGAGAACAGTTAACAATTGCATCAAAGTGCATCGTTTTAGTCTGAAATTAAGAGTCATAAATGTTGATCGCTTTAATAATGgacccaaacacacactttaaCAACCCAATTATGTATTTGAACAACAAGTTAGTCAACGAAACCGGTTATGTTGCAACGCTCTTTATGGTCCAATTTCGGTTGACGGAGAACGCTGTTAAACTCAACATCTGAAAGGACATTGCTAGAGCTCTGCGTACTGTTACAGATTTCAagtaattttagtttttaagtATATGTTTAATAAGGTGATTGCGTTATAAAGATGCGAGAAAATTATGCCGCCATCACGAGATGCAGTAAAAAAATACCTACGATGAGTAAAAACTTTCTCTATATTTATACAGCCCTCCATCATACTGGAGACATCAGCATTTCAAGATCATCGAGTCAATCCTTTTGGATATTGCAACATCAGCTCagatttattgtttaatatcCATTTCATGGATGTAGCTTTATGTATcgaaaatgatgatgaaactAACGAAAGATGTTCTCATTAAAAGACCTTCTACTGGAGATAGTGATTGATTGGATCGTATTCTCCTCGATAGGCAATCATTCAGGAAATCAACAGCTCATTCGCTCTTTTACGTTTAATGTGTTCCTTAGTCACGAGCTTTGGCTACATTTAATTACAACTCAAGCATCGAAAGATGTCACATGCGCAAGCAAAAAACTAGCAACCGTCACTTTAAACGTGCGTGACAAAAAAGTAACTAAGTTTTGTCTTTAAGTATAATGCTAAGAGCAGCAGCTCAACTTGAAGTATAATTTTTAGTAGTAAGTAGTCGTCATCAGTCTCGCAGACCACGAAATTTCCAAATTACACTGTTAAACTTGCTTTAACATACCGGATCTCACAGGACCAAATGTCAATATGAAAATTCACTCAAAAACATGGAATGTAGACCAAAAACATAAATGCGAAACAGGCAAACCACCTATGCTGTGTGCCGCATTGATTTACTAAACagaaatggttttaaaatgaggtgattttatttcaaaacctGTTAATGATGATCTTTTTTTacccttttgttgttgtctaaGTTGTAACATGTACCAAGAGCAAATCTACAAATGATAGTCACCGTTTCTTCACTGTTAGACTGATGATTTCTGGTTTTGTCGTAGTAAACTAGTGTTTAGTTTATGGTTTaacatttttacaattttgcaAACTGTTTTTCTAATCTAAAACTGATATGGGCGCCAAATTGCACTAAGATTACGTTTAGAGTTTAAATACGTTTTAATATATCATTTAAAATTTGTGTGCGCTTGCAAGGGTTGGGATTTATTTCGATTGTTTGAAGCAACTGACTATTCGTTTTCATTACTTTTTAGAAATAAAATGCTTGAAATACATACACtcacatttttgtttatttaagcTATATTTTTACTAtctcatttttattaaatttgtttcaaatgtGCAACACTACCTTTCACCCCTTTCAGCAGAAATCGATAGAGAACTGTTGTGATGATCACGtttaaaaaacgaaacactTGTTTATACGATTACGGGAAAGAGAGCTATCAACTACTCCAGCAAACTGTACTACCGATAGAGAACGCAAACGAACATAATCAAACTCAAAAGAATAACGAACAAACAACCAgaacatttgttttttaaacatacaCTAATATACTGATATTATAGAAGCTGCACTAAAATCTATAGCAAACAGTGCTGCCGCTACCATTGTATTTCGTcctttttaaatcaatttttcatACACACAAGCGCTGTGGAAACTTCAATACAAGAACAATAGGAGagtgcagcaaaaacaaatgtttataataaaatacttCCTCATTACAAAAAAGCAACTCTTTACTACTTCTCCCGCATACTGAAGTATCGATAGATGAATACAATACAGTAAGAACCATAGTATAATAATAACACAAACATATTAAATAATTCTAGTGCGGTGCTTGTTGTTGAGAGCAGCATATTACTATCATATAGCGAGATAGTGTACTTGTTCGAAATAGTTACAGGACAACAAAGTACTTTACTCCAAATGACAAAGGACGTTGGCAGGTGTTAATCTTTatatacacatatatacataGTATTAAAGCACAAGAATTTATTACGCGTGTATAGAACGATCAGGGGCAGGGGGATTGTATTAGATAGCAAAAGAAAGGGATCTTTTTCAACCATATGTGCGCTTCGTTCGCGTTAAGTAGCGCTCTCTTTCACCGAAGCAAtattacacacactcactgtgGCACACAATGAATCAACAACTGCAAGCTAttctaaaacaacaaaaaaacacatagcGCCTGCTCTTCTCTTAATCTCCTCAAAACAATTGGGCTACACATAGTCAGGAATTGTGGATTATAGTGTTGCTGTTGCACCGATAAAACTCCCCGATATTGCTTATTTCAAATGGTTCAAGGTACggacgaacgaaaaaaaaaacctttaaatCATGTTTTAACTTAACCCATTCAACTCATCCAAACGCACTACGCATAGTCACATAAAAAACCCGATTTCTAAAAGTATCTCTTTTGTACAAAGCATGTTACACGTTAAACAAACATCTCTGCATCTTCAACTAGagtaaaatgtttgctaaaAATGAGTAAATATGGAAGGAGTTTGGGAGTATCGAACTGAGATATTTTGCAAGTATAGTAAATgatagcaaaacaacacacacacacatgtttcCGAATCATTTTACCAATCTATCTACCTAGCCACCAGTTGATGATGTATGCATTAGCTAGAGCATAGAGAGGTTCTTTTTATCTATGGGGAATGTTGTTATGCATTCAATGTTCCCCACCGTCTCTTCATCCTTTTCTTACTTTCTACTCTTGTTAATCAAACTCTAGCAAacgatcaatcaatcaatcactCTTCTTAATACCTCAAAAACAACATTTCGCTCAAACTACACATAATATATACCATTTTTATCTCGTGTCCGTACTcagcacacacccacacatatacacaaagAGTGCACTTATCCAACTCTAGCTCTTCATAGTTACATACAACAACTCATACTGGATATTACCAACAGTACTTGAAAAGGTGTTGGAAATGAAGCGTAAATTTCGGACACTGTTTTTGATAGcgaaaagaaatggaaatacTATGGAAATAGAACAGCATTTACCAAACAACAAATAGCAATGGCAAAAACAATACCAGGCACAATAAAAGTCGACGGGGAATATTTTCCTTGCTCGGATGACAAtaaatacagcaaaaataaagcataaaaGAATAGGCCCAAAAGATAAGCAAGTGCACTACTAGTAACACACACTGCTGCGGTGCATTCAAAATGCCTTTTTggattggatttttttgtgtgtgtatgtgtgcattgAGCGCCGGAAGTTATTGTTGCGGATGTTTTCTATCTTACGCGACAgttaaaacaaagtgttgTCGAATACACACCCTACTAAAAAATGCAGATTGAGTTTTAATTTTACTGGTTGAAATAAACAAGAACAACAGATAGTAACAAAGTGACATGATAGTGGAACGATAGTGCGTTAAATGACATGGTTAATAGTGGTATCGagtaagcaaaaaacaaaaaagggaaagaaaagtaagagagagagaagaataAAGTAACATGTGCCAtataaaaagtaataaaactaACAAAGAAAATTCATAAGTAATAAAGGGAAAGAAAGctagcaaacaaataaaacataagaTAAGAAAAGTTAATCATACAGCGCGGATAGCTTAGAAAAGAAATGATAAAACAGTCATCTTATTATAAGCAATGATTTGTGGTGGCAGCAAATGGAACCAATTTAGTAATGAATGCATGTAAAACATAAGACAAAAAGCGGAAACATGCTCTTGACCAGGATTATTATCAAATATTAATCAATAGCCTCCCGTTTTCTCCTTATGTAATCTTCCTTCACATATGGCTTAATAACTCTTTCGAAGAAATCAACCAAAAACTCATACAGGGGGCTCCGTAAACAAGAGAGGGAAAGGGAAACAGAaatgaaagcaacaaaataaagGTAAAACAGTTTTGTCCCAGTTTAAATATCCGTCTTTGCATATTTAATAAATGCCGACTTATGAAAGAAACAGAGGAATACATAAGACAGTATAACATGTAGATAAaccgaccccccccccccccactcccccatGAACCCTTCTTTCTCAACTATTGCTTCCAAATAGTGTTGTTATacgtaataaaaataaaaacataatcgttttacttttttttctatttatttcaaGTTATTTCACATCGCTTTTGCGTCCACTTGTTCCTTAGATTCCTTaaattttgtatttatgtcctcgttttttatcgcttttacTTCTGTTGTTTGTGaatgtttgtattttcttctctttttccttCTTAAGATTCCTCATGTGTCACTTGTAGAACAATTTGCAATTTGTATTTTAGAATTTATGCTCGCCGGTCTGCACATTTCTAACAGGCAAACGTTTTTACTTCCTCGCAccctactctctctctctcttggcaggagggatgggggggggggctctATCCTCCTACTCCCCATTTGTAATTCATAATCTCTCCCTTTGTTTGCGAGTCTTTCCTCCTGTAGTTGCTAGCTTTTCCTTTGCATATTAtatccttttcccttttctttctcaTTTCTTCGTCGTCATTTTGCCCACCTAGAAGCCACACACAATTGTTGACTTTTaatgctgcagctgctgctgttgctgttgttgttgttgttgctgttttgttctgtttaatttttgtttttgtttgcaattgagattgcttgtttgtaattcctggttttttttgttatatctTTCATTAATCGAATCATGTAGTTCCCGCTAACAGTTTTGCAGCCATTTCTGAAGGGAGGAAAGTTGAAGAAAGTTTCACATTATACCAGTTGTTGGATCTATCGTTGCTTCTTATGATACTCTTCTTCTGCTGATACAGTTCGAGTATGATTGTTTTCGGTGAGaacttttgttttataatGTAAGTGTGTTGCATGTGTTGTACGTGTGGGtgggtttgtgttgtttgttgtatgAAAATGTGTATAACGTGTCCGACGGGTAGGATAAGATAGCAGAGAATAACAGAAGAAGATGTAAAAGAAAAGGTAGTATATATTAGCATGCATTATTGTTTGATGTGTTGCCCGTTTGTTGAAAGTAGTTATGTTTTGTTGTCGCTTTTATAggctgtttgtgtttgtttagtATTTCGCAACCCCCGGTCCATGTGAATTCCGGTGCAACTCCCATCCGGACCACTCTCGGTAGCATGGATTGACTACACGGTAACGTGATGCAAGAAAGTCTAGTAAATGCCCATAGAGGCTTATATAATCCCGTAATCGTCTCATAGCAAATAAATCAAGATTGTTAAAAGTGAAGTCTACATCGTCAGTGAAGATGGTAAATTAGACACATCTTTCTCGTTCAAGagccgaacaaaaaacaatgaaaatgcCAGGGGAATC comes from the Anopheles coluzzii chromosome 2, AcolN3, whole genome shotgun sequence genome and includes:
- the LOC120953722 gene encoding equilibrative nucleoside transporter 1 isoform X1; the encoded protein is MASYDSQNLLPGSGGRTNGGNISVVSSRSGGGGTNNETEKSPFLEPVRLTPAWEENNLPNDELNFRGMTMERAKMELNPPRDKLRLVFLTLMIHGVGTLMPWNMFITAKSYFVDYKLSQNYTGVESEYATYFLSSIGFASQIPNLLFNWLNIFINLGGNLTKRIVYSILIEVLVFVVTVVLAMINSSEWPGAFFWITMTTVVILNMAGGIYQNTVYGMAAKLPFKYTGAVVLGSNISGTFASIISILSSQFASSVRTAAIYYFITAMFVLLLCFDTYFALPLNKFYRYHELLKEKEIESNQRANAGARPPYWTIFKQAFPQLFNVFFVFFITLAVFPAVHSDIKRSDSNFIIGDDLFVSICCFLTFNVCAMLGSLLTSWVTWPKPKYLVWPVLLRAAFLPLFLFCNYQPLNITRVLPVYIDNDWVYWGIGIVMAFTSGYFSSLGMMYTPQSVEPQYAMTAGMFAAAMLITGIFTGILFSMVFPMVVQYNFLAWLH